A single window of Salvelinus namaycush isolate Seneca chromosome 11, SaNama_1.0, whole genome shotgun sequence DNA harbors:
- the LOC120055682 gene encoding C-C motif chemokine 4-like, with amino-acid sequence MAQIRAPVIVLLVLLAVGLFTTEASAAKQARRRRGCCQSYTGGEIPFGVIVGYTIQNNTEICRIPAIIFHTKKGKDLCADPSQSSVIQHVNRLGDKAVHIRKSQS; translated from the exons ATGGCCCAGATCAGAGCCCCTGTTATTGTGCTGCTCGTGCTCCTGGCTGTGGGGCTGTTCACTACTGAGGCTTCTGCAGCTAAACAAG CACGTCGTAGAAGAGGCTGCTGTCAAAGCTATACTGGTGGGGAAATACCTTTTGGAGTTATCGTAGGCTATACCATACAGAATAATACTGAAATCTGCAGAATCCCTGCTATCAT ATTCCACACTAAAAAGGGGAAAGATTTGTGTGCAGACCCTTCCCAGAGCTCGGTGATCCAACATGTCAACCGACTGGG GGACAAGGCGGTTCACATCAGGAAATCACAGTCCTAA
- the LOC120055434 gene encoding C-C motif chemokine 20-like, translated as MAQIRAPVIVLLVLLAVGLFAAKASAAKQGFPTGCCTRYSQGRIDIGLIRGFSVQTVMDNCNIDAIIFHTVSGRFPCVDPTKGWVMKAVRKLRERAERLNKRKS; from the exons ATGGCCCAGATCAGAGCCCCTGTTATTGTGCTGCTTGTGCTCCTGGCTGTGGGGCTGTTTGCTGCCAAGGCTTCTGCAGCTAAACAAG GTTTTCCTACAGGCTGTTGTACACGTTACTCCCAGGGTAGGATAGACATTGGTCTCATCCGTGGCTTTTCCGTACAGACAGTGATGGACAACTGCAACATTGATGCTATCAT TTTCCACACGGTCAGCGGGAGATTCCCATGTGTGGATCCCACCAAGGGCTGGGTTATGAAAGCTGTTCGCAAGCTGAG GGAGAGAGCGGAACGATTGAACAAGAGAAAGTCATAG